GATTGCCAAACGGGGATTACCAAAACATCCCAATTGATTATTTTAACTAGTGGATGAATCGTCGACAAAACTTAATAGAATTAATTTTTGGAAAAGACTGAATGATTAGTATGGAAGAAACAAAACAGATCGCACAACAACCCCCATACACATATTTTGTAAGAAACGATCCAATAATGCCATCCGCATTAGATGTCTTTACCATCATAAATAAACATGGCAAAGCCGTCTTACTTGCAAAAGGTCTCAACATACCGGCAGCAGTAGCAATTGCAAATATCATAGTGGAAAAAATGCTTCACAATTCGTGCAAGCTAGACCACATCAAGTTAGACTCTGAGAATGAGTTTGGCAAAAGAATGCTATCTACAATAGAGATTTCTATTTCAAAGAACTAGTATACAGAGCCTGGGCCCTTTAGCAACATGTTTTCGCATTCCTTGCAGATTGCCTCATCAATGTTGGATTCAAGTTTGTGGTGAATCTCACAAATCAAAAGACTGGATTTGATGTAATTACAAAGACTGATGAATTTTGCCAAGCTAGATGGGGTGTATGCCATGTCTGATGATAGTCGGTCTGAGAGTTCGTTTATCATCTCAGATACTTGTTTGTCTGAGACGAGTTTCTCGATAAGTTTTGGATCACCGCGCGTTCCTCGAATGTAGTTGCTTATTGCAGCCTGTGTTACTCCGAGCATTTTTGATATCTCGTCTTCTCGAACTTTGTGGTCTTCAGCAAGCTTTTTTGCCAATATCGCACGAAGCGCTGGAATCAACGTCTTTGATTCTATTTCGGCAGGAAGTAACATTATGCAAAAGTCCTAGGTTAATCTATTTAAAGTTAACAATGAATTTTACAAAATTTCTAATCAACAAATGTTGAATCAAAACTAGCTTCAGCTAATCGCAAAAACCTTAATTGATTTTTTTACGCACCAACACAATGCAAAAGATTTTTGAGCTCTTATGGAATGCAGCAAATTCCTGTACAGCAAAACACTTGGCACTATCTGGCGGATTGGACAGCACAATACTTGCATATCTTCTCAAGGAAAAAAAACAAGACTGTCTTGTAATAATATCAAAGGATCACATTGCACATGATCTGACATATTCCCAGATGGCGGCAAAACAGTTTGGACTAACATTATCCATACACACCTATGATATCTCGCAGATCCTAGACGCAGTAGAGCAGACAATCAAGATTCTTGGTAATTTCAACGATATTGAAATAAGAAATAACATAGTTCCATATCTGGCAATATCTGAGGTGAAAAAACTTGGATTTGACAAAATAATAACAGGCGATGGTGCCGATGAGCTCTTTGCAGGGTATAATTTTCTAATATCAAAGTCAGACGATGAACTAAAAAAAGATCTGGCAAGAATTGTAAAAATTATGCATTTCCCATCACAAAAAATAGGCAAAGAACTTGGTGTTACAGTCGAGTCGCCGTTTTGCCATGCCGACATAGTGGAATTTGCAAGGGAACTTTTGCCAGACGAGCTCGTAGGGAGTCATAATGGCAAAAAATATGGCAAATTTATCCTAAGAAAGACCTTTGAAGGTTTAATTCCAAATAACATAGCATGGCGCCAAAAATCCCCCATGCAGGAAGGTTCTGGGACTCAAGGGCTAACAGAATTCTTTGATGGTGTAATTCCAGATGATACGTTCTTTGAAAAGGCAAAAAAAATCAAGCTAAGTGATAATGTAATCATTAGAAGCAAGGAATCCATGCATTACTACGAAATTTTCAAAAAATATCACACCTTAAAGCAATCTTTTGATAATTTTTGCCCAGACTGCCATTATAAGATTGAGGAAAACTCTAGATTCTGCAGAATGTGCGGTAGATTTCCAGTATAGTTATTCCTAGATTTTGTAATCTTCTGACTTTTTTGGCTTGTGCAATAACTCAAAGACACGTCCGGAGAGTCCATCAAATGACAAACCGTTTTGGTTTTGATGACATATACTACTCTTACATCATACCCAATAATCTTGACTGCCTAATTGTCAGTCTTTCGATCGACTGTGATGAGCAAAAGAAGTTTTGTGAGTACGCAAAAACGACTGCTCCGTCAATGGAGCTACGCCACTAGCAATAGTGTAGTGATGACTAGAGTTACTCTGCGTAAACGTAGTCGATTGTTATCGTATGTATTCATTACATATTATTCAGCAGAGTGCTGTTAAGTTGAGTGTTGTGCGAAATCACAACAGTTGGATATATCTAATTCCAGAAAAACTGATCCAGGCCGGTTTGTTTTGGTTTTCCAACCATGCTATCAAAATCCAAATCCATCGATGATGTGATTTGATCTAGTGTAGATTCCATAAATTCCATATATTTTTCAGAATCAATCTCGTCTGGGCGGGCCATTTCTACGGGTTTTACTCCTGGTTTGTTGAGTATTTTCACATAGGATATGATGTCGCCACGCTTTATCTCACGTTGTTGTTCTAGCAGTTTGGCTGCACGGATATGTTGAGGAATTGTTTTGTCATATTCTGATGGTGCCTTGCTTATCATGACGTTAAATGCCAATTCTGGAATTGGGATCTTTCTTTCCTTGACTCTAATGGCGCATGAAGAGATTTTCTCCTTGATCTCTTTTTTTGCCGCCTCGAAATCTTGGGCGGTTTGGACTTTGGATAGAGTGTCTATCACCTCAAAGAACAGATTTCTAATAAACGGGGGCGTGTGTGATTTTTTGCCGGTTAGTCCCTTGACATCTACTTTTCCTTCCCCCGTAACCCCAAGATAGTTTTTCTTTCTGCCGCTTAGTACAACATAGCGATATTCCTTGTCAATTTCCAAGTCGACACCTTGTTCTATTTTGGTGTCAGCTATTACCTGATGGATTTGTTCGGTAGTTGGATTTTTTACAAATAAGGAATCAGTATCACCGTACAAAACCTCAATTCCATTTGCCTGACATTTTTTGATTGTCTCCATGATAATATAGCGCCCAACTGCTGTAGTCGCTTCAGCTGCAGGAAGAAAATACAGAGGAAAAATATCTGCACCCATTACCCCATAGCTGGCATTAAGAATTACCTTGAGTGCTTGACTGACTACGGTGTATTGCTCTTTTTGCTCTAATGTCTTTGCTTTTTTTGCCAAAGACTTGTAATAGTTTACGCGTAGATCCCGAAGAGAGCCAATTAGCATTGATGTCAAGCCGTTGTATTTTGTGCAG
The genomic region above belongs to Nitrososphaerota archaeon and contains:
- a CDS encoding DNA-binding protein, which encodes MISMEETKQIAQQPPYTYFVRNDPIMPSALDVFTIINKHGKAVLLAKGLNIPAAVAIANIIVEKMLHNSCKLDHIKLDSENEFGKRMLSTIEISISKN
- a CDS encoding transcriptional regulator, coding for MLLPAEIESKTLIPALRAILAKKLAEDHKVREDEISKMLGVTQAAISNYIRGTRGDPKLIEKLVSDKQVSEMINELSDRLSSDMAYTPSSLAKFISLCNYIKSSLLICEIHHKLESNIDEAICKECENMLLKGPGSVY
- a CDS encoding asparagine synthase, with the translated sequence MQKIFELLWNAANSCTAKHLALSGGLDSTILAYLLKEKKQDCLVIISKDHIAHDLTYSQMAAKQFGLTLSIHTYDISQILDAVEQTIKILGNFNDIEIRNNIVPYLAISEVKKLGFDKIITGDGADELFAGYNFLISKSDDELKKDLARIVKIMHFPSQKIGKELGVTVESPFCHADIVEFARELLPDELVGSHNGKKYGKFILRKTFEGLIPNNIAWRQKSPMQEGSGTQGLTEFFDGVIPDDTFFEKAKKIKLSDNVIIRSKESMHYYEIFKKYHTLKQSFDNFCPDCHYKIEENSRFCRMCGRFPV